The DNA segment CTCCTTGGGCTTGTCCGTGGGCAACCTCAGTCACTATCGTCTCCTCAAATGCTCTTTACAATATTCCCGATCAAGACCCACCTCTCTCATCCTAGATGCAACTAATGAGGCCAGCAAATTAGTCCGTCAGTTTACCGATTGTGTTACAAGTGTCATATGAAAGCCAGCAGCGACACCCTTACATCCACCTGGGGAAACCCCTGGAAACTTGCCTTTGTAATAGTATTGGCCGTTTTATTTAACGGACCTTTTGCAATTGCTCAAAACGAAGGCATGCTTGAGACCCCCGTCACAGATGGGGAGCAACAAGTGCTAGTGCCCGTGGACGAAACCACCGTGCAATCGATGTTTAGGCATGAAAACAGCAGCGGCATGACTGGACCAGGCTCGCCAGATGCCTGGAAAAGCCGGCAGGGCACCCCCACTGATGCCGGGCTAGCCAAACCACCCAAGAAGCGCTTATTGCGCAAAATCAAAGAAGGCGAAGGCAATGGCTTTGCCCGTCTGCTCGATTATTCTGGGCAATTTACCTACGAAATCCCAGACGACTGGGCCTGTACCAGCAACCCCTTTTTGCCGCACGACATTTTGACCAGACAAAGCGGCGAATCCGGCAAAACGATTTCATTTCAAAATCGCAAAGGTCGGTTTAATCCGTTAGAGATCAAAAAAACACTGGAGACTGAATACAGCAGTAAGCTGGAAAAATTCAAGCTGCTCGAAGCCAGTCAATTTAAACTGGAGAGTGGCAAAATGGATGCTCTCAAGTTTGTAGCCAGCGGAGAGATAGAAAAAATTGGAGTACGCCAGGTTTGTATTGCCCGCCCGTATAAGATGGGACAATATCTGCTGGTCATAGGCAACGCTCCTCTCGATGACAAAGAGCCAATGGATCAAGTGCTTACCCGCGTAGCCAGTCGCATCGAGATTTTAAAACATCCGACCAAGTCGGAGAAAAAATAATGGACAGTAGCTCACTGCGCAAAAACGTGCCACTGCTGGTAGTGCTGCTGTTTATACTCTTTATGTACGTGTCCAGTAATATTGCCAAACACAGTATGAAAGACCCTAAGTTTTCGCGTGACCTCTCCACCACTTACCCCAAAACAGCCTACCAGGCGCTTTTTACTCAAAAGTCAGACAAGGGCGAAGGTCATGCCATTTTATCAAGCGATGGTTGCGGTCACTTGAGACTAAAAGAACAAGCCAGCGTACTTAAATACACACACGATACAGTGGACCCCAAGCAAGAGCCCAAGTCAATCAAAGTAGATGTAGCGCGCATCACTTTGCTCGATTATCTCAATGGCAAAAAGTATGTGGTTTTTGACCATGACAAAGCCTATCAGGAGAGCGAATTGAGCAACCTCGGCGTTGGTATCTTTGATGAAGAGATGTTCCGCTCAAGCAAAGCCACCAGTCTTGGTACCTCTGAGATGGAAGGGCAAGAAGTGCGAGGCTGGAGAACGACTCTACCTCTTACTGATGACGAACAAATCGAAGCATGGTTTAGCACCAAGAACGGTTGCCTGGTTTATGCACGCGGCAATGGAGTCGAGACCAGACTGCTTAAATACATGAATGTCGGGCTACCACCACAAGCATTTGAGCCACCACCAGACTACAAAAAAAGCAAGATCTAGCTAAAGTAAACAACAAAAGTGAACCTCACCCGTCGCACTAAAATCATCATTGCCACAGGGTTTTGTGTGCTGACCGCACTGCTATTACTGCTTAATCTCAAAGAAATAATCAAAAATAGTCCTCAGTATTTTGGTTATAGAGGTCAAGATTTATTTGGCGTTTATACAGCCCAACTCGATGGCAGACATTTTGCAAAGTTGCTTAGCGATCCGCTAAAAGAGATGTCGCATGTGCGCTTTGCGCCTGACGGCAGCAAAATCACACTGACGAGATATAACAGAATACTGAGTAGTGGTCTGGCAGAAGAAAATGGCAGTGACTACCTTAATACCGAAATCATGGTGGCAAACGCCGACGGTACTGAGCTTAAGTCGTTGACTAAAACCGGTCCAGCTGTGATGAATGCAAACAGCAGCTGGATTGACAACGAGCGCCTAATTTATGTCCACACTGACGATGTGCACAGCAAATTGCCCGAGCTGCGCGTGCTAAACATCGCCACCAAGCAAGAGCAGCGAGTGCCTACACCCCCAAACCTGGCCGTGGCAGATCCCACCTGCAAAAATGACAAACTGGTCTTCCCCGTGGTGCAGACAAGTACCGACGCCAGTGCCTGCAATCCTCTCTGGATAGCCAATCTCAGTGGCGCTGGACTGAAGCAGTTAACCAATCCAGTGATAACAAAGCCAATAATGCCGCTGCAATTTAAGCTGGGGGATTACGACCCCTGGCTTTCGCCCGACGGTAGTTCGGTAGCCTTTATGCGCTACAGTGGTGGCACGGATTGGCGCGTATACACCGTTGATGTCGACACCAGAGTAGAGAGAGAATTGACTCCACCAGGCATCGCATGCGGTATTCCAAAGTGGTCAAATGATGGTAAATCAATTATCTACGTCTCCTGGGATACAAGTGACCTCAAAAAACTGGGACTGTATTTGATTGACCCGACTGGAGCAAACAAACGTCAGATTGCACTGCCGGCTGGCTATCTCTATTCACATCCGTCTTTTGTACCGGACAGTGGACAGACAAACACTGCCCAGATAGTCTTTAGCACCAGACGTGTACCGGCATTGCCCGGCAGTCCACCACAAGAGTGATTGAGCGATACAGCCCAAAAGTCCTAATTGACGCTCTTTAGCGCCTGAGCAAAACGGGTAGATGAGAGCGCTAACTCTTCCAGGCGCTTGCGCAATGAGGGATCGCTTATCTCCACACCACTAAAGCCCTCGCCATCAGCATAGACAAAACGCGGCACAATTACCGAGCGGAAGTCTAGCATCAGAGACGAAGCGATATTCATCACTGACATATAGCTCGATTTGCCACCAGCAGCACAGACAAAACCAACGACTTTGTTTTCCCAGGCGCGGCCAGTCAACTCCACTAGATTTTTAAGGGCAGCAGAGCATGAGTAGTTATAGACAGGAAAGCCGACAATGATGCAATCAGCTTCTTTTATTTGGGCTTCGACAATTTTGACATTGGCGTCGCCATAAGCCTTGCCACCATCGCAAAGGGGCAAGGGATGATCGCGCAAATCCATAAAGCGCTTAGTGCCGCTAGCCTGAGGGATGTCGTCATAGACCACACGGGCAAGCAATCGGCTCTTGCTTTCGACATTGAGACTGGAGCTTATAACAAGGGTGTGTACAGTCATGATTGTGTCCTTAAAAGAGTTACTGACTCAATCTAAAGCAACACAAAGAGTCTTGCGTAGCAACACAAAGAGTCTGCGTAACTAGCTGGCTTGATAATTTTTGAGGAAGAAATTGAAATTTGTATCACCACCAGCGATACCAGCTTGTCCGGCGGGCATATCAACCACATCCTGAACAACGCCACGGCGCAGACTGTGCGCCAGATCGAGGACGTATTCTCTATCCTCTGGGGCATATCCTCTGTCTATCCCTGTTTTAAGGGCACTGAGGAGGGCGGCATAGCTAACTTTATCGGGTGTTTTCATAATTACAGGATAACTACTGGACACAATTAAAGTAGCAATTCTGCAGTATTCTTTACCTTTTCAAGATGCCCCAGATAAGCTCTACCGCATGGCTTCAACGCCAAGCAGCGTGAGCATGACCAGACTTTTTAGCACTAAAAGCCAGCGTCAGATGGCAGATTTTTTAACTGCTTTTGCTGTTCTTGCAGTCTGGAGTCTACTTCCATTTGTTCCTGATTGCGCATATACGGAGATAGATTGGTAGGACTGGGAGCCACGTTTTCTACTGCCAGCTTTTGCTCGATAGTAGCGATACGCTGCTCCACCTGCCTGCGCCTGGGACCATCTACTTCGTCTTTGCTGCAACGGATAAAATGTCTGTACTCTTTTACAGCCGAAGAAAGATGCTTCTCAGCCTCAAATAACATGGCCAGTTGCAGGTGCACTTCTTTGTTGTCGGGCTCGTACTCTAGCGCCTTATGCCAATTTTCGATGGCGCCCTGGTGGCTACCTTTGGTGAGCATACAAATGCCCATGTCCAGATAGACCCGGTCGTATTTGATGCCCACTAGCGGGTTGCTGGTTTTGGTCATCTCAGTCAGGGTGCTATAGGCTTTGATCCAGTCTTTCAGCTTCATCAGACATTCGGCATAGCGGATCCAGGGATAGTAGCGGTCCCACTGGCTCTTATGGTCACCGAGAGCCCTCAAGTAACAGTCACAAGCACCACCAAAATTACCCTGAGCCTCGTTCAACTCACCTTGAGCGACAAAGAGGTCGGGATAGATTGGGTCTTTATATTCGCTATCCCCAAAAGCCATGACTATCTGTTCATTGGCTTTGTCAAAAGTTTTCAACCTGGTGTAGACCTGACAGAGCGCCAGGTGGCCAGGAGCAGCCTTTTCGATGGTTTGCTGGAGATGGTGGGTGAGGGCATCGACCGCTTTGAGGTCCTGACCTTTTGCTTTGTAAGCCAGTCCCAGATAATAAAAGGCTTCGGGCGCATAACCATTGCGGGCAAAATAAGTAGACTGCAAAAGAGCATCGATGGCGCCATCATAATCGCCCTTTTTATAGAGCTCTTTGCCTAGTTTGCAGTTTTTGTCAGCCGGGTCTTTAGTATTTTTGTTGCTAGTTTTGGCGTGGACCGCATTTTGTGGCCCGGGCAAAGCCATAAGGCAAACCAACCCGGCCATGAGGGTCAAGCTTGTGCGTTTGGCAAATTCAGGCAATAGGCTCACTTCTATTCAATAATTCCAAAAAGACTTCTTCATTAATAGTCTTTATACCAAGTTCTGTAGCTTTCGCCAATTTTGATCCTGCACCCGGTCCTGCCACCAGATAATCGGTCTTTTTAGAGACAGAGGAGCTGGCTTTGCCGCCCCGTTCTTTGACAGCCTTTTCGGCCTCGGTGCGCTCCATGGACTCCAGCGAGCCAGTGATGACAAAAGTCAGACCAGTCATTGTTTGCGGCACCTGGATGACGTCTTTGTCCTCCATGGAGAGACCTGCCGCTCTTAGCTCCTCAATCAGCTTGAGATTTTGCTCCTGACTAAAATAATGGCGCACATGCTCACTAATCACAGGTCCAAGACCTTCGATATTGGCAATATCTTCTGGCGATGCTGCAATGATTTTGTCCATTGAGTTAAAGCGCTTAGCCAATAACTCTCCTACCGACACACCCACATGCCTTATGCCGAGAGCAAAGACAAGTGCTGCCAGTGGTCTATTTTTGCTAGCAGCAATAGCATTGATAGCGTTTGTTGCTGATTTAGAGCCGACCCTATCTAGTTTGAGCAAGTCTTCTTCAGTTAGCTTATAAAAGTCAGCTGGACTTTGTACCAAACCCTGACGACTCAACTCAGCAATAAGGACTTCACCGACTCCGTCGATATTCATCGCTTCTTTGCCGACCCAGTGTATAAGCCTGCGTAAGCGTTGCGAATCACAGCCATAGATGTTCGGGCATCTTAAGACGACTTCTTCGTTGAGACGCTCAAGCTCGCTACCGCAAGCTGGACATGTCGTGGGAAATTCAAAAGGCACACTGTTGGCAGGTCTCTTATCAATTTTGACCGAGACTACCTCGGGAATAATTTCACCCGCTTTACGTACCACAACAACGTCATTGACGCGCACATCCAGTCTTTTGATTTGCTCGCTGTTATGCAGTGTCGCTCTTTTGACTGTGGTGCCAGCCAGTTTAACTGGCTTCAAAGCAGCGACAGGAGTGACTGCCCCGGTGCGCCCCACATCAAAATTGATTGCCTCCACCACAGTTTCGACTTCTTCGGGTGGGTATTTAAAGGCAATAGCCCAGCGCGGCGAATGTGTAGTATTGCCCAGGGCTTGCCAGAGAGGGCGCTGATCCAGCTTAATCACCACACCGTCAGTTTGATAATCAAGTCCGTGTCTTGTATCTTGCCATTCGGCTACATATTTGAGTACGCCATCCAACTCAGTACGGTAGCGATTAGGCTCCACCGGAAAGCCCATGGCAGCAAGCAATGCCAGATTTTCAAAATGACTCTCAGGTTGCTTAATGCCATCATCAAGCACATACAAAAAATAAGTCCAGAGTGCCAGTTTGCGCTTAGCTGTCTTAGCCGGGTCCTTTTGTCTCAGTGAGCCACTGGCGGCGTTACGAGGATTGGCAAAAAGCGGCTGTCCTTCCTCCTGCAAAGCTTCGTTTAATACTGTAAAACTGGAGACCGGCATATAGACTTCGCCGCGCACTTCCAGCTTTTGAGGTGTATAGAGTTGGTATTCGTCTTCGCTAAGACCCATTGCAGAGGCTCTCAAAGTACCGTCTTTTAGCTTTGGCACTGGTTTTACTTGACGAGGCAGACCAAATACAGTTTTGAGATTGAGGGTGACATCCTCACCTACTTCGCCATTACCCCTGGTGGCACCCTGGGCAAAGTGACCAGCACGGTAAGAGAGTCCAATCGATAAGCCATCGATTTTATGTTCACAAACAAAACTCAAATTGAGATCAGCGGGCACATCGTCTATTTCTTTGAGGCCTTTGTACAGACGCTCCTGCCATTGTTTGAGGTCATCAACGCCCATGGCATTGGCCAGACTGAGCATAGGTATTAGATGTTTTACTTCCTTAAAATCAGTGCTGGGCTTAGCTCCCACAGTCTGCGTGGGACTATCACTGGTGGCAAATTGTGGATACTGAGACTCGAGCATTTTTAGCTCGTTAAAGAGTTTGTCAAACTCGCTATCTGGTATTTCAGGCTGTTCGACGTAATAACAAAAGCGGTGGTGCTCGACTAGTCGCTTCAACTCGTCGATACGCAATCTTGCTTCTTCAGTTTCTAATTGATCGTTCAAAATCGCCCCGGTTGCTCGCCTGGTGTCATCGCTCACAATATACCTCAAAAAAAAGAGGGCGACTGTCGTCGCCCTCAATCCTGCAATTAATCGAGTCCTTCACGGCTCAAGATGACACAATCACCTTGACCGGTGCCCGAGCAAATAGCGGCAGCACCAAGTTTGGCACCACGGCTCTCCATCTCTTTGGCAAGAGTCAAAAGGATACGAGCACCACTAGCCCCGATAGGGTGACCAAGGGCAATAGCGCCACCATTGACGTTAACCTTTTCGGGGTCAATGCCAAGCATATTGATTGATTTGAGAGCCACACTAGCAAAGGCTTCATTGATTTCCATAAGCTCAAGATCTTCTACTTTGAGGTTGGCTTTTTTGAGCGCCTTTTGGGTAGCTAGAGCCGGCACAGTAGCCAGATAAGGCACGTCCTGACCGATACTGGCATGAGAGACGATGCGAGCGAGTGGTTTGAGACCAAGTTCTTTTGCTTTGCCAGCGCTCATTACTAGCAGCATGCAAGCACCGTCATTAACACCAGGAGCATTACCAGCGGTGATCGTGCCCTTTTCGACAAATACAGGCTTGAGCTTGGACAGGGTTTCCATATTGGTATCAGCGCGGGGCGCTTCGTCTTTATCGATAACTTTAGTCTGGCCTTTGCCAGCAGGGACTTCCACTGAGAGGATTTCTCTGGCAAATGCACCCTTTTCGATGGCAGCAATAGCTTTTTGGTGACTGCGGCAAGCCCATTCATCCTGCTGTTGGCGAGTGATGCCAAATTCGTCAGCGACTTTAGCGCCGTGCACAGCCATGTGTACGCCAGAGACCGGGCACTCCAGACCATCTACGAGCATAGCGTCTTGAAAGCCCACGTGACCCATACGCTTACCAAAACGAGCCGAATTGGCCTCGACAATATAGGGAGCCTGACTCATTGATTCCATGCCGCCAGCCAGAATGATATCGGCGTCATTAGCACGGATGCGCAGGTCAGCAATGGTGACTGCACGCATGCCTGAAGCACAGACTTTGTTGACAGTAGTGGATTCGGTGGTGTTAGGCAAACCAGCTGCCAGAAGAGCCTGACGAGAAGGTATCTGACCACAGCCAGCCTGTACAACCTGGCCGACGATAACTTCGTCAATGGTGTTAACGTCGATTTTGTTGCGCTTCACGATTTCTTTGATCAAGGGAGTCGCTAACTTAACCGCGCTCAAGGTGGCAAAAGCACCGCCCATACGACCGAAGGGTGTTCTCAACCCATCAACAATTACCGTATCTCTGTCATTCATGGTGATTTTCCTGTTGAAGATATCAAGCGTCATGGCCATCCAAAACTGCTACAGATAATGTTATCCGCTTACTGTCGAGAGTCCCGACACTCTCATCAATTGTTCCGATTTCGACTATTATTGTTGGGGCATAATAGGTAACAGATGTCTAGCTACAACCCCGATCCTAAACGCAATTTGCGACGACCAGCTCGTGGCGGTACCACTGCGCCCAGCAAAAAACAGTCCCAGGGCGGCAATCCCATATCCAATTTGTTTGGCCCGCTAAACGCCATTATCGAACAAAAGCGCCAGGACGCTGTAGTCGAACCACCCAAAATTGAACCCGGTCGCAGGCTCATTGCCCTGGGTATAGACTTTGGAGTGGCTTATATTATTTTTCTGGTTTTGAGTTGTGTGCCACTTCTCAACCACTTCCTTACGCTCGCGCTTGTCATCCCGGTTGTAATGTGCGTGCGTGATTACTTTTTTGGCGGTCGCGGCTTTGGCAAAAATGCCATGGGTCTCAAAGTTGTAGACCTGGCTACAGGCGAAGGACCGGGCTTATTACAAGTGCTGACGCGCAATGCTATCTATCTGGGTCCGATAATTTTTGAAGAATTCACTTTCACGATTTTCCACCTTTTGCCTTTTAACGAGGTCTTTGTGTGGATCAAAACTGCTCTCGGCATAATGGTGCAAGTTTACGTATTAGTAATAGTCCCCATAGAAATCTATCGCTCATTGCAAAGGGAAGATAGTATGAGACTTGGTGACGCCCTGGCGGGCACCTGTATAGTCGAGGCTGACATGAATTTCAGTAGTTTGCTGCCCAAGTAAAGAGCGATTTTGCAATGACTCACAAAACAGCTTACATCTGGGGTCCAGTGACTTCCTTCAACGGACCTCTGGCAGCACTTTTAGTGATGAAAGGTTGGCACGTCCATTTTGCCTGCAAATCATCACTCAACTTCCTTAGCCTATCGCCGCTGGATTTGACAACTCAAGCCCAGACCATGCTTGACAGCGCCCTGGGTGGCAAAGACAATGCCCGCACTTTTAAGGACAGACTTAAACTGGTCGAGCCCAGCGAAATCAAAAACCAGCACTATGATGCCATCATATTTAGTGCACTGCCTCCCAACTTTGACGAATCCCGCAGCCCGAGAGCACCATGGACAGGGGCGGATTTTAGATCCATTGCCAAAACCTTTAAGGGTGTACCGACTTTTATCATCAGCTCACTATGGGGCGGCGTACAAAAAGACGGAGTAGTCCCAGAAGAACTGGAATTTGCCAGACGCAAACCTCTCAGCCAGTGGGAAAACACCTGTCAGCAGTATGAGCTACGCTTGCTTGAAAGTTTAAGTGAGACTGAATCCCCCTGGTATCTGGTGCGCTTACCACTGCTCACCGGCGACACCAAATCTGGTGCAACAATCAAATTTGCTGGTATTTACAGTTTAATCAAAGAACTACAACAAACACTGACCAAACCCATCTATGCCGGGCAGTTGAGCCAGAATCACAAACTCGACAAGCTCAAACTGACCTATAACCCAGACTCGACACTCTGGTTTTTGCCAGTGGATGTGGCCGTCAATACATTTTTTAGGATACTCGAAGACGAGAGCAGGCCGCGTATCTGTAATCTAGTCTCGACCCAGATGACCCTTAACCGCGAATGGCTTAATCATCTCGGACAGACTCTCGGCGTAGAGGAGCTTATCGCTGCCGAACCAGATGGACTCAACTTATCAAACACCATGCGTAAGCTTTTGCTAGATGATGTCCAGGTCAAGACACGCAATCTCTTTGAAGTCTCTGGTCGCTATCAACTTTTGCCAGTGCGCTTAGATAGAGAGTATCTGCAAAAACTTTTGCTATACGCCCAAGAGCATCACTGGGGTGAGCCGCAAAATCCCTATGTCGAGGACTCCGGTCTCGACTATTCCGAAAAAGTCGCTCACTATTATTTTGAGCAATTCGTACCAGAAAAAATCAGACAGGGTGCGCTTAAAAACGCCAAAATCAATGGCACAAAAATAGGCTTTAAACTAAAGGCATCAAGCGGT comes from the Candidatus Obscuribacter sp. genome and includes:
- a CDS encoding RDD family protein, whose product is MSSYNPDPKRNLRRPARGGTTAPSKKQSQGGNPISNLFGPLNAIIEQKRQDAVVEPPKIEPGRRLIALGIDFGVAYIIFLVLSCVPLLNHFLTLALVIPVVMCVRDYFFGGRGFGKNAMGLKVVDLATGEGPGLLQVLTRNAIYLGPIIFEEFTFTIFHLLPFNEVFVWIKTALGIMVQVYVLVIVPIEIYRSLQREDSMRLGDALAGTCIVEADMNFSSLLPK
- a CDS encoding tetratricopeptide repeat protein, whose translation is MPEFAKRTSLTLMAGLVCLMALPGPQNAVHAKTSNKNTKDPADKNCKLGKELYKKGDYDGAIDALLQSTYFARNGYAPEAFYYLGLAYKAKGQDLKAVDALTHHLQQTIEKAAPGHLALCQVYTRLKTFDKANEQIVMAFGDSEYKDPIYPDLFVAQGELNEAQGNFGGACDCYLRALGDHKSQWDRYYPWIRYAECLMKLKDWIKAYSTLTEMTKTSNPLVGIKYDRVYLDMGICMLTKGSHQGAIENWHKALEYEPDNKEVHLQLAMLFEAEKHLSSAVKEYRHFIRCSKDEVDGPRRRQVEQRIATIEQKLAVENVAPSPTNLSPYMRNQEQMEVDSRLQEQQKQLKNLPSDAGF
- a CDS encoding SCP2 sterol-binding domain-containing protein — protein: MTHKTAYIWGPVTSFNGPLAALLVMKGWHVHFACKSSLNFLSLSPLDLTTQAQTMLDSALGGKDNARTFKDRLKLVEPSEIKNQHYDAIIFSALPPNFDESRSPRAPWTGADFRSIAKTFKGVPTFIISSLWGGVQKDGVVPEELEFARRKPLSQWENTCQQYELRLLESLSETESPWYLVRLPLLTGDTKSGATIKFAGIYSLIKELQQTLTKPIYAGQLSQNHKLDKLKLTYNPDSTLWFLPVDVAVNTFFRILEDESRPRICNLVSTQMTLNREWLNHLGQTLGVEELIAAEPDGLNLSNTMRKLLLDDVQVKTRNLFEVSGRYQLLPVRLDREYLQKLLLYAQEHHWGEPQNPYVEDSGLDYSEKVAHYYFEQFVPEKIRQGALKNAKINGTKIGFKLKASSGQGWLLKSGSGELPEVTHFDPTFDKPDVCFYFSGMTLARLIQKKMHLKKALLMKEVTVEGNMLSVLKVAGTIEKFLQDFPLNPQDLIKSQQESLI
- the ligA gene encoding NAD-dependent DNA ligase LigA, whose amino-acid sequence is MSDDTRRATGAILNDQLETEEARLRIDELKRLVEHHRFCYYVEQPEIPDSEFDKLFNELKMLESQYPQFATSDSPTQTVGAKPSTDFKEVKHLIPMLSLANAMGVDDLKQWQERLYKGLKEIDDVPADLNLSFVCEHKIDGLSIGLSYRAGHFAQGATRGNGEVGEDVTLNLKTVFGLPRQVKPVPKLKDGTLRASAMGLSEDEYQLYTPQKLEVRGEVYMPVSSFTVLNEALQEEGQPLFANPRNAASGSLRQKDPAKTAKRKLALWTYFLYVLDDGIKQPESHFENLALLAAMGFPVEPNRYRTELDGVLKYVAEWQDTRHGLDYQTDGVVIKLDQRPLWQALGNTTHSPRWAIAFKYPPEEVETVVEAINFDVGRTGAVTPVAALKPVKLAGTTVKRATLHNSEQIKRLDVRVNDVVVVRKAGEIIPEVVSVKIDKRPANSVPFEFPTTCPACGSELERLNEEVVLRCPNIYGCDSQRLRRLIHWVGKEAMNIDGVGEVLIAELSRQGLVQSPADFYKLTEEDLLKLDRVGSKSATNAINAIAASKNRPLAALVFALGIRHVGVSVGELLAKRFNSMDKIIAASPEDIANIEGLGPVISEHVRHYFSQEQNLKLIEELRAAGLSMEDKDVIQVPQTMTGLTFVITGSLESMERTEAEKAVKERGGKASSSVSKKTDYLVAGPGAGSKLAKATELGIKTINEEVFLELLNRSEPIA
- a CDS encoding acetyl-CoA C-acetyltransferase → MNDRDTVIVDGLRTPFGRMGGAFATLSAVKLATPLIKEIVKRNKIDVNTIDEVIVGQVVQAGCGQIPSRQALLAAGLPNTTESTTVNKVCASGMRAVTIADLRIRANDADIILAGGMESMSQAPYIVEANSARFGKRMGHVGFQDAMLVDGLECPVSGVHMAVHGAKVADEFGITRQQQDEWACRSHQKAIAAIEKGAFAREILSVEVPAGKGQTKVIDKDEAPRADTNMETLSKLKPVFVEKGTITAGNAPGVNDGACMLLVMSAGKAKELGLKPLARIVSHASIGQDVPYLATVPALATQKALKKANLKVEDLELMEINEAFASVALKSINMLGIDPEKVNVNGGAIALGHPIGASGARILLTLAKEMESRGAKLGAAAICSGTGQGDCVILSREGLD
- a CDS encoding PD40 domain-containing protein, translating into MNLTRRTKIIIATGFCVLTALLLLLNLKEIIKNSPQYFGYRGQDLFGVYTAQLDGRHFAKLLSDPLKEMSHVRFAPDGSKITLTRYNRILSSGLAEENGSDYLNTEIMVANADGTELKSLTKTGPAVMNANSSWIDNERLIYVHTDDVHSKLPELRVLNIATKQEQRVPTPPNLAVADPTCKNDKLVFPVVQTSTDASACNPLWIANLSGAGLKQLTNPVITKPIMPLQFKLGDYDPWLSPDGSSVAFMRYSGGTDWRVYTVDVDTRVERELTPPGIACGIPKWSNDGKSIIYVSWDTSDLKKLGLYLIDPTGANKRQIALPAGYLYSHPSFVPDSGQTNTAQIVFSTRRVPALPGSPPQE
- a CDS encoding NAD(P)H-dependent oxidoreductase; this translates as MTVHTLVISSSLNVESKSRLLARVVYDDIPQASGTKRFMDLRDHPLPLCDGGKAYGDANVKIVEAQIKEADCIIVGFPVYNYSCSAALKNLVELTGRAWENKVVGFVCAAGGKSSYMSVMNIASSLMLDFRSVIVPRFVYADGEGFSGVEISDPSLRKRLEELALSSTRFAQALKSVN